In Streptococcus porcinus, the genomic window AGGTTCGAATCCTGCTGGGATCAAAGTGAAACATCATGACTTATAAGTCATGATGTTTTTTATGTTTCACATGAAACATTATTATTTATGATAAGGACTCCCTTCTTGAATCATAAATGCACGGTAAATTTGTTCGATTAAAACTAAACGCATTAGTTGGTGAGGGAGAGTTAATAGTCCAAAACTCATTAGTACATTAGCTCTTTTTTTTAAAGAAACATCAAGGCCTAAACTACCGCCAATAATAAAGGTAATAGTGGAGTATCCTTGGACTGTAATATTTGTAATTTGCTGACTAAATACTTCTGAGGGAAACTGTTTTCCTTCAATAGCAAGTGCTATAATAAAATCTCTTGAACCTATCTTTTTTTGAATACGTTCAGCCTCTTTTGCTAAAATTTTTGTATTCTCAGCTTGACTAGCCTTTTCAGGTGTCTTTTCATCAATAAGTTCAATTATTTCAAATTGACAAAAACGGGATAGCCTTTTTTGGTATTCTGTAATCCCATCTTTTAAATATTTTTCTTTGAGTTTCCCCACACTTATTATTTTCACTTTCATAAAAAACATTGTACCATATCCTTTAAAAAAATGATTTATCCACAAAAATATTTTCCTTTTTTTTCTCTTAATCTAGGACTTATCAATAGTTCTGAAAACTTTTCCACAAGCTGTGGATTTCTTTTCTTTTTCTCTAAATTAAGGTATAATTAAGCAGAGTTTTGTATGATGAAAAAAATAAGTGGAGGTCAAAGGTGTGACAATAATAAAAAATATTTGGAAACTAATTGGTGTCTTATTTGTTGGTATTCTTGGTGGTATGATTGCTTTTTTCACATTAAGTGCCTTTCACCCTGATTTTACTAACAATCAAGAAGGAATTACTAAGCCTACAACAGTCAGTAAAGTAACTTATAAAAATACAACCAATACTACAAAAGCTGTTAAGGTTGTTCAAAATGCTGTCGTTTCGGTCATTAATTATCGAAAATCTAATCCTGCTAATCAAGCAAATGATATATTTGGTGAACCTAAATCCTCTTTAAATGACGATAATGGTTACTCTATCTACAGCGAAGGGTCAGGAGTCATTTACAAAAAAGAAGGTAAGGATGCCTATATTGTAACGAATAACCACGTTATTGACAAAACAGATAGAATTGAAATCTTATTAGCTGATGGTTCAAAAATAGTAGGTAAATTAGTAGGAGCGGACACCTATTCTGACTTAGCAGTTGTTAAAGTTCCTTCTGAAAAAATAAAATCAGTTGCTAAATTTGCTAACTCTGCCAATTTAAATGTTGGGGAAGTAGCTATTGCTATTGGTAGTCCTTTAGGAACTGAATATGCTAACTCTGTCACTGAAGGAATAGTCTCAAGCTTAAGTAGAACAGTAACACTTAAAAATGATGAAGGTCAGACAATTT contains:
- the rlmH gene encoding 23S rRNA (pseudouridine(1915)-N(3))-methyltransferase RlmH; translation: MKVKIISVGKLKEKYLKDGITEYQKRLSRFCQFEIIELIDEKTPEKASQAENTKILAKEAERIQKKIGSRDFIIALAIEGKQFPSEVFSQQITNITVQGYSTITFIIGGSLGLDVSLKKRANVLMSFGLLTLPHQLMRLVLIEQIYRAFMIQEGSPYHK
- a CDS encoding S1C family serine protease, whose amino-acid sequence is MTIIKNIWKLIGVLFVGILGGMIAFFTLSAFHPDFTNNQEGITKPTTVSKVTYKNTTNTTKAVKVVQNAVVSVINYRKSNPANQANDIFGEPKSSLNDDNGYSIYSEGSGVIYKKEGKDAYIVTNNHVIDKTDRIEILLADGSKIVGKLVGADTYSDLAVVKVPSEKIKSVAKFANSANLNVGEVAIAIGSPLGTEYANSVTEGIVSSLSRTVTLKNDEGQTISTNAIQTDAAINPGNSGGALINIEGQVIGINSSKISQSNASGNAVEGIGFAIPANDVIKIINQLEAKGEVIRPAIGIRMVNLGDLSTNALNQLQVPENVKGGIVVASVIDNMPAVGKLKQYDIITEIDGETVNTKSDLQSILYSHEINDNIKVTYYRGKDKKTTTIKLTKTTKDLNE